Proteins from a single region of Ziziphus jujuba cultivar Dongzao chromosome 1, ASM3175591v1:
- the LOC125421164 gene encoding berberine bridge enzyme-like 8, translated as MLNMGISRCSSSKLVILLFSFLLSNISMATSVPEDFIPCLLSHANPSHPISPAIFSPTNSSYSSVLQSYIRNLRFNETTTRKPFLIITALHESHVQASIICAQKHNLQMKIRSGGHDYEGVSYVAEVPFFILDMFNLRSVNVDIESETAWVQAGATLGEVYYRIAEKSKIHGFPAGVCPTVGVGGHFSGGGYGNLMRKYGLSVDQIVDAQLVDVHGRLLDRKSMGEDLFWAITGGGGASFGVVLAYKINLVRVPEIVSVFRVPRTLEQNATDIVYHYLQVADKLDEDLFVRLTLDVVTNNQTGKKTVRASFIAMFLGDSERLLSVVNKSFPQLGLNKSDIIEMSWVQSVLFWTSFPLGTPENALLSRTPQVLTHLKRKSDYLKKPIPKDGLEFIWKRMIELETPMLTFNPYGGKMAEISPTATPFPHRAGNLAKIQYATNWDASGTKAANHYIDLTRKLYEYMTPFVSKNPREAFFNYKDLDLGINHNGDESYVEGRVYGIKYFKGNFNRLVDIKTRVDPGNFFRNEQSIPTLPK; from the coding sequence aTGCTAAATATGGGCATTTCAAGGTGCTCATCATCAAAACttgtaatattattgttttcattcCTACTCTCCAATATTTCAATGGCAACCTCAGTTCCTGAAGACTTTATCCCATGTCTTCTAAGCCATGCCAATCCTTCCCATCCGATCTCACCAGCAATCTTTTCTCCAACCAATTCTTCCTACTCCTCCGTTCTCCAATCCTACATTCGAAACCTCCGGTTCAACGAGACCACCACACGAAAACCATTCCTCATCATCACAGCATTGCATGAATCCCATGTCCAAGCCTCCATCATCTGTGCTCAGAAGCACAACCTGCAGATGAAGATCAGAAGCGGAGGACACGACTACGAAGGAGTTTCGTACGTGGCCGAAGTCCCGTTCTTCATCCTCGACATGTTCAATCTCAGATCCGTCAACGTCGATATCGAATCCGAGACTGCATGGGTTCAAGCTGGGGCTACTCTGGGCGAAGTGTACTACAGAATAGCTGAGAAAAGCAAAATACACGGTTTCCCAGCAGGAGTTTGTCCGACGGTCGGTGTAGGAGGACATTTCAGCGGCGGCGGATATGGAAACTTGATGAGGAAGTATGGTCTTTCTGTCGACCAAATAGTGGATGCTCAGCTGGTTGATGTCCATGGCCGTCTTCTCGACCGAAAATCCATGGGAGAAGATCTTTTCTGGGCCATTACTGGTGGTGGTGGAGCGAGTTTCGGAGTCGTTCTCGCCTACAAGATTAATCTCGTCCGCGTTCCCGAAATTGTTAGTGTTTTCCGGGTTCCAAGAACTTTGGAACAGAACGCAACAGATATTGTTTACCATTATTTGCAAGTGGCGGATAAGCTTGACGAAGACTTGTTCGTCAGGCTTACCTTAGATGTAGTGACAAACAATCAAACGGGAAAGAAAACAGTAAGAGCTTCATTCATAGCCATGTTTCTTGGAGACTCGGAGAGATTACTTTCGGTGGTGAACAAGAGCTTCCCACAACTGGGTTTGAATAAATCGGACATAATTGAAATGAGCTGGGTTCAATCCGTTCTTTTCTGGACGAGTTTCCCACTTGGAACTCCCGAGAATGCTTTGCTTTCTCGAACCCCACAAGTTCTTACCCATCTCAAAAGAAAATCAGACTACTTGAAAAAACCAATCCCAAAAGATGGTTTGGAATTTATTTGGAAGAGAATGATCGAATTGGAAACACCCATGTTGACATTCAATCCGTATGGTGGGAAAATGGCTGAGATATCTCCTACTGCTACTCCGTTTCCTCATAGAGCTGGTAATTTGGCGAAGATTCAGTATGCAACGAACTGGGATGCTTCAGGAACTAAAGCAGCGAACCATTATATTGATCTGACAAGGAAGCTTTATGAGTATATGACTCCCTTTGTGTCTAAGAATCCCAGGGAGGCGTTTTTCAACTATAAAGATTTGGATTTGGGAATCAATCATAATGGTGATGAGAGCTATGTGGAAGGAAGGGTTTATgggattaaatattttaaaggtAATT